The Vitis riparia cultivar Riparia Gloire de Montpellier isolate 1030 chromosome 10, EGFV_Vit.rip_1.0, whole genome shotgun sequence genome includes a region encoding these proteins:
- the LOC117923197 gene encoding uncharacterized protein LOC117923197, translated as MINHILICTLEWFSREWWIQQSIYHYHYHYIDEYLASVAAGMFDTQDTRAFLLLSISTFLLTIISINGQPSYNHCDCSGPDNDSDSANYIDNLTSLLDSLSSKASTNSFYNDTFNQIYSLYLCRGDVDATTCQNCVKTASQEIQKRCQSNKTAIIWYDECIVRYSNLNFFGIGQTTPMVLMWNAQNTSSREEPPWEAVGMISELLANAPYAENMFKTSEKKLDSGYRYGLVQCSRDMGRDECRNCLTQLRENISQCCNGRRGWQIMCPSCYVRYEDHQFYNHKTLAPSPPPPPSLLPSLVVTTLQGPPEDDQGKGGKTITKTVIITVSTCTAVVVLFGFYIYCSIIRRKHIPEEGTGVEILLNDLEGTTGTCCMEAHMHARDQDHSREMHYFNFTTILAATNSFSDENKLGEGGFGPVYKGKLLNGKEVAVKRFWAKSGQGHGEFENEVMLLVKLQHKNLVRLLGYCTEGDEKLLVYEYMANTSLDSFLFDPTKSRQLDWPKRAAIVGGIARGLLYLHEDSRLKIIHRDLKASNILLDEEMNPKISDFGTARIFGRNQIDANTSRVVGTFGYMAPEYAMEGLFSVKSDTYSFGVLLLEILSGRKNSGFHNPDHSQSLLSYAWRLWNEDKGLEFIDQNLVDTCPVSEALRWIHIALLCVQEEPNDRPLMSSVALMLGSKSVNLPQPSAPPFSMGRHFMSDQSSTTGTSTGFLMTDQDEGELEMQVYSINAQPTYVSHSCSRPNNATDNANYENNLAALLDSLSSKASLYSFYNDSANQIYSLYLCRGDVNATTCQNCVRTASQEVQQQCQSNRTAIIWYDECKLRYSSENFFGIAATSPYFLLWNTRNNSSSDERDVGALALIYTLVSKAPNSENMFGTDVAEAVNNASQNIYGLVQCTRDISNDECRSCLLQQIEEIEGCCQGKTGWNIMGPSCNMRYEQYLFYQQPLAPSTPASQPMPDDNPEEHVSEEILLHHSTAATHFMEGHIHARDQDKSGELHYFNLTTILTATNDFSDATKLGEGGFGPVYKGKLLNGKEIAVKRLSRKSGQGLEEFKNEVMLIVKLQHKNLVRLLGCCIEREEKLLVYEYMANTSLDAFLFDPIKSRQLDWAKRAAIVGGMARGILYLHEDSRLKIIHRDLKASNVLLDEEMNPKISDFGTARIFGSNQIDANTKKVVGTFGYMAPEYAMEGLFSMKSDTYSFGVLLLEILSGKKNSGFHHPDHSQNLLSHAWQLWNEGKGLEFIDPNLVDNCPVSVALRWIHFALLCVQEDPNDRPPMSSVVLMLGSETASLPTPAARPFSVGRFFISDQSSTTGTEPAFSHRINLQPVFLPS; from the exons atgatcaatcacatcCTCATTTGCACCTTGGAATGGTTTAGCAGAGAGTGGTGGATACAACAATCCATttaccattaccattaccaTTACATAGATGAATATCTAGCTAGTGTAGCAGCAGGAATGTTTGATACCCAAGACACCAGAGCCTTCCTATTGCTGTCAATCTCAACTTTTTTGCTGACGATCATCTCCATCAATGGCCAACCAAGTTATAACCACTGTGATTGTTCAGGTCCAGACAATGACTCAGACAGCGCCAATTACATAGACAATCTCACTTCCCTCTTGGATTCTCTATCTTCTAAAGCTTCCACCAACAGCTTCTACAATGATACCTTCAATCAAATCTACAGCCTCTATCTCTGCAGAGGCGATGTTGATGCTACTACTTGCCAGAATTGCGTGAAAACTGCTAGTCAAGAAATTCAAAAGCGATGCCAGTCCAATAAAACAGCCATCATCTGGTATGATGAATGCATAGTAAGATACTCTAACCTCAATTTCTTTGGAATTGGGCAGACCACTCCGATGGTGCTCATGTGGAATGCCCAGAACACTAGTTCCAGAGAAGAGCCGCCGTGGGAGGCTGTAGGTATGATATCGGAGCTCCTGGCAAATGCTCCATATGCAGAGAATATGTTTAAAACGTCAGAGAAAAAGTTGGACAGTGGATATAGATACGGGTTGGTGCAGTGTAGTAGAGATATGGGCAGGGATGAATGCAGAAATTGTTTAACGCAGCTGAGGGAGAATATTAGCCAGTGTTGCAACGGAAGGAGAGGATGGCAGATTATGTGCCCAAGTTGCTATGTAAGGTATGAAGACCACCAATTCTACAACCACAAAACTCTggctccatctccaccaccaccaccatcgcTACTGCCTTCCCTGGTTGTCACTACCTTGCAGGGGCCGCCTGAAGATGACCAAG GAAAGGGAGGAAAGACCATAACAAAGACTGTAATTATAACCGTATCAACTTGTACAGCAGTTGTGGTTCTCTTCGGTTTCTACATTTATTGTTCGATCATCAGAAGGAAGCACATACCAG AGGAGGGAACAGGTGTAGAAATTCTATTAAATGATTTGGAAGGTACAACTGGAACTTGCTGCATGGAGGCACATATGCACGCAAGGGATCAAGACCACAGCAGGGAGATGCATTACTTCAATTTTACTACCATACTGGCTGCCACAAACAGTTTCTCTGATGAGAATAAGCTTGGAGAAGGAGGTTTTGGCCCTGTTTACAAG GGTAAGCTGCTTAATGGAAAGGAAGTAGCAGTCAAAAGATTTTGGGCAAAATCAGGGCAAGGCCATGGAGAGTTTGAGAATGAAGTCATGTTGCTTGTTAAACTTCAACACAAGAATCTTGTGAGGCTGTTGGGTTACTGCACAGAGGGGGATGAAAAGCTCCTTGTCTATGAATACATGGCTAACACTAGTCTCGACtcctttttgtttg ATCCTACAAAGAGCAGACAACTGGACTGGCCAAAGCGCGCAGCCATTGTTGGTGGAATAGCAAGGGGCCTTCTCTATCTGCATGAAGACTCTCGTCTCAAAATCATCCACAGGGACTTGAAAGCAAGCAATATTTTGTTGGATGAAGAGATGAACCCAAAGATCTCAGATTTTGGTACTGCAAGGATTTTTGGCCGAAATCAAATTGATGCCAACACCAGCAGAGTTGTTGGTACATT TGGGTACATGGCACCAGAGTATGCAATGGAGGGATTATTTTCGGTGAAGTCTGATACTTACAGCTTTGGAGTTCTGTTGCTAGAAATCTTAAGTGGAAGAAAGAACAGTGGCTTCCATAACCCAGACCATTCCCAAAGCCTTCTATCATAT GCATGGCGGCTATGGAATGAAGACAAAGGACTGGAGTTTATAGACCAGAACTTAGTTGACACTTGTCCTGTAAGCGAGGCACTCAGATGGATCCATATTGCTTTGTTGTGTGTTCAGGAAGAACCCAATGATAGACCCCTCATGTCATCAGTTGCTCTCATGCTTGGAAGCAAATCAGTGAACCTTCCCCAACCATCAGCACCTCCCTTCTCTATGGGAAGACATTTCATGTCTGATCAATCTTCAACAACCGGGACCAGCACTGGTTTTCTCATGACAGATCAAGACGAGGGGGAGTTGGAGATGCAAGTCTA CTCCATCAATGCCCAACCAACCTATGTTTCCCACAGTTGTTCACGTCCAAATAATGCCACGGACAACgccaattatgaaaataatctCGCTGCCCTCTTGGATTCTCTGTCTTCTAAAGCTTCCCTCTACAGCTTCTACAATGACTCTGCTAATCAAATATACAGCCTCTATCTCTGCAGAGGCGATGTTAACGCTACTACCTGCCAGAATTGTGTGAGAACTGCAAGTCAAGAAGTCCAACAACAATGTCAGTCTAACAGAACTGCAATTATATGGTATGATGAATGCAAGTTACGCTACTCTAGTGAAAACTTCTTTGGAATTGCAGCTACTTCTCCATACTTCTTACTATGGAATACTAGGAACAATAGTTCATCAGATGAAAGGGATGTTGGAGCTCTAGCTTTGATCTATACTTTAGTGTCAAAAGCTCCAAATTCGGAAAATATGTTTGGGACGGATGTTGCAGAGGCTGTGAATAATGCATCTCAGAATATATATGGGTTGGTGCAGTGTACTAGAGATATAAGCAATGATGAATGCAGAAGCTGTTTGCTGCAGCAGATAGAGGAGATTGAGGGGTGTTGCCAGGGGAAGACAGGATGGAATATTATGGGCCCAAGTTGCAATATGAGGTATGAACAATACCTCTTTTACCAGCAACCTTTGGCTCCATCAACCCCTGCTTCACAGCCAATGCCTGATGACAACCCAG AGGAGCACGTAAGTGAAGAAATTCTTTTACATCATTCAACTGCTGCCACACACTTCATGGAGGGACATATTCATGCAAGGGATCAAGATAAAAGTGGGGAATTGCATTACTTCAATTTAACTACTATATTGACTGCTACAAACGACTTTTCTGATGCCACTAAGCTTGGAGAGGGAGGTTTTGGCCCAGTCTACAAG GGGAAGCTGCTTAATGGGAAGGAGATAGCAGTCAAAAGGCTTTCAAGGAAATCAGGGCAAGGTCTTGAAGAGTTCAAGAATGAAGTTATGTTAATTGTTAAACTTCAACACAAGAATCTTGTGAGGCTGCTGGGTTGCTGCATAGAGAGAGAGGAAAAGCTCCTTGTCTACGAGTACATGGCCAACACTAGTCTTGATGCCTTTTTATTTG ATCCAATAAAAAGTAGGCAACTAGACTGGGCCAAACGCGCTGCCATTGTTGGTGGAATGGCAAGAGGGATTCTGTATCTGCATGAGGACTCCCGGCTCAAAATCATCCATAGGGATTTGAAAGCAAGCAACGTTTTGTTGGATGAAGAGATGAACCCAAAGATCTCAGACTTTGGAACTGCTAGGATTTTTGGCAGCAATCAGATTGACGCTAACACAAAGAAAGTTGTCGGTACATT TGGGTACATGGCACCAGAGTATGCAATGGAGGGACTATTTTCAATGAAGTCTGATACCTACAGCTTTGGAGTCCTATTACTGGAAATTTTAAGTGGGAAAAAGAACAGTGGCTTCCATCACCCAGATCATTCCCAAAACCTTCTATCACAT GCATGGCAGCTATGGAATGAAGGCAAGGGACTTGAGTTCATAGATCCGAACTTAGTTGACAATTGTCCTGTAAGTGTGGCTCTCAGATGGATCCATTTCGCATTATTGTGTGTTCAGGAAGACCCCAATGATAGACCCCCCATGTCATCGGTTGTTCTCATGCTTGGAAGTGAGACAGCAAGTCTTCCTACACCAGCAGCTCGCCCATTCTCTGTGGGAAGATTTTTCATCTCTGATCAATCTTCAACAACCGGAACCGAACCGGCTTTCTCACATCGGATAAATCTTCAACCAGTGTTTCTACCTAGCTAA
- the LOC117923773 gene encoding putative receptor-like protein kinase At4g00960, which yields MFDIQDTRTFPLLILISIFSLISFINAQPNYDYHLCQGQDGDSANANFETDLSSLLDSLSPKAALYKFYNDSFNQIYSLYQCRGDINATTCYNCVKAAAQEIQEQCRFNKTAIIWFDACMVRYSNKYFFGIPETYTGYLMWNNNNSTESSPSLGVGALALIYELVEKAPNSEMMFATKEGVAMDNSSWKIYGLVQCTGDINNVSCKDCLVKLLKNIEECCRERLGWRTMSPSCHLRYDQRPFYQQSLANPPLHTSGKGGKRTTKIVIGTVSAFMVVVILLGCYIYYSVFRRKSRGGEKSREDILFKDLKRPTGKTKFREGNMQARGEEDSGEMYYFNLTTILTATNNFYEANKLGQGGFGPVYKGTLPNGKEIAVKRLSAKSGQGIEEFRNEVMVIVKLQHKNLVRLLGCCIEGDEKLLVYEYMANTSLDAFLFDPTKKKQLDWAKRAAIIGGIARGLLYLHEDSRLKIIHRDLKASNVLLDDEMNPKISDFGTARIFGSNQIEASTNRIVGTFGYMAPEYAMHGHFSVKTDVYSFGVLVLEIVTGQRNNRFGRRENVEDLLSYAWKNWKEGTATNIVDPMLRDDTTSEIMKCIHIGLLCVQEKEVDRPTMASIVLMLNGHSLSLPVPSHPAFFSHNSSQLDMPLGTKLDQFSVDEATITDLHPR from the exons ATGTTTGATATCCAAGACACCAGAACCTTTCCGTTGCTGATCTTAATCTCAATCTTCAGCCTTATCAGCTTCATCAATGCCCAACCAAACTACGATTACCACCTCTGTCAAGGCCAAGATGGTGACTCGGCaaatgccaattttgaaactgATCTCTCTTCCCTCTTGGATTCTCTGTCTCCTAAGGCTGCCCTCTACAAATTCTACAATGACTCCTTTAACCAAATCTACAGCCTCTACCAGTGCAGAGGCGATATCAACGCTACCACCTGCTACAATTGTGTGAAAGCTGCAGCTCAAGAAATCCAAGAGCAATGCCGGTTTAATAAAACAGCGATCATATGGTTTGATGCTTGCATGGTACGTTACTCTAATAAATACTTCTTTGGAATTCCAGAGACATATACAGGGTACTTGATGTGGAATAACAACAACAGTACTGAATCCTCTCCAAGCCTTGGTGTTGGGGCTTTAGCTTTGATCTATGAGCTAGTGGAAAAGGCTCCCAATTCAGAAATGATGTTTGCCACGAAGGAGGGAGTGGCTATGGATAATTCTTCTTGGAAGATATATGGGCTGGTTCAGTGTACAGGAGATATCAATAATGTTTCATGCAAAGATTGTTTAGTGAAGCTGCTGAAGAACATTGAAGAATGCTGCCGAGAGAGGTTGGGGTGGCGTACTATGAGCCCAAGTTGTCATTTAAGATACGACCAAAGGCCTTTCTACCAGCAATCTCTGGCTAATCCACCCTTGCACACTTCAG GAAAAGGAGGAAAGCGCACAACAAAGATTGTAATTGGTACCGTGTCAGCATTTATGGTAGTAGTAATTCTTTTGGGTTGCTACATTTACTATTCAGTTTTCAGAAGGAAGAGCAGAGGag GGGAGAAATCTAGGGAAGATATTTTATTCAAAGATTTGAAACGTCCAACTGGCAAAACAAAATTCAGGGAGGGAAATATGCAAGCAAGGGGTGAGGAGGACAGTGGAGAAATGTATTACTTCAATTTAACCACTATTCTGACGGCTACAAACAATTTCTATGAGGCTAATAAGCTTGGACAAGGAGGTTTTGGCCCTGTTTACAAG GGCACTCTGCCTAATGGCAAAGAAATAGCAGTTAAAAGGCTTTCAGCAAAATCAGGGCAAGGGATTGAAGAGTTCAGAAATGAAGTTATGGTAATTGTTAAACTTCAACACAAAAATCTTGTGAGGCTGTTGGGTTGCTGCATAGAAGGAGATGAAAAGCTTCTAGTCTACGAGTACATGGCCAACACGAGTCTAGACGCCTTTTTGTTTG atccaacaaaaaaaaagcaacTAGACTGGGCTAAGCGGGCAGCCATTATTGGTGGCATAGCAAGGGGGCTTCTATATCTGCATGAGGATTCTAGGCTCAAAATCATCCATAGGGATTTGAAAGCAAGCAATGTTTTGTTGGATGATGAGATGAACCCCAAGATCTCAGACTTTGGCACTGCCAGGATTTTTGGAAGCAACCAAATTGAAGCTAGCACCAACAGAATTGTTGGTACATT TGGCTATATGGCGCCAGAGTATGCAATGCACGGTCACTTCTCAGTCAAGACagatgtttatagctttggtGTGTTAGTTTTGGAGATTGTGACCGGTCAGAGGAATAACCGTTTTGGCCGCAGGGAAAATGTTGAGGACCTTCTGAGCTAT GCTTGGAAAAATTGGAAAGAAGGGACAGCTACCAATATAGTAGATCCCATGTTAAGGGATGACACAACAAGTGAAATAATGAAATGTATCCACATTGGGCTCCTCTGCGTTCAAGAAAAGGAAGTTGATAGACCAACCATGGCTTCTATTGTTCTTATGCTTAATGGCCACTCTCTAAGTCTCCCGGTACCTTCACATCCTGCATTTTTTAGCCATAACAGTAGCCAGTTGGACATGCCTTTAGGAACCAAGTTGGATCAATTCTCAGTAGATGAGGCTACAATTACTGATCTACATCCTCGATAG
- the LOC117923772 gene encoding cysteine-rich receptor-like protein kinase 10, which translates to MFDIQDTRVFPLLILISIFSLISFINAQPNYDYHLCQGQDGDTANSNFETNLSSLLDSLSSKASLYNFYNDSFNQIYSLYQCRGDVNTTTCHTCVKAAAQQIQERCQFNKTAIIWFDYCMLRYSNEDFFGIPETYTGYLLWNNKNSTESSPRLDVGALALIYELVEKAPNSERMFAMDEGVPLDNSSWNIYGLVQCTRDINNVSCKDCLVKLLKNIEQCCRERLGWRIMSPSCHLRYEQTLFYQQSPANQPMPTSGKRRKGTRKIVISTVSAFTVVVILLGCYIYYSVFRRKSRGGEKTREDMLLKDLKRPTGKTKFREGGMQASGDEDSGEMYYFDLTTILAATNNFSDANKLGQGGFGPVYKGTLLNGKEIAVKRLSAKSGQGIEEFRNEVLLIVKLQHKNLVRLLGCCIKGDEKLLVYEYMANTSLDAFLFDPTKKKQLDWAKRAAIIGGIARGLLYLHEDSRLKIIHRDLKASNVLLDDEMNPKISDFGTARIFGSNQIEASTNRIVGTFGYMAPEYAMHGHFSVKTDVYGFGVLVLEIVTGQRNNRFRNGENTEDLLSYAWKNWKEGTATNIVDPMLKDGSTSEIMKGIHIGLLCVQEKEVDRPTMASIVLMLNGHSLSLPAPSHPAFFMHSSSQLDMPIGTNSGQSQSGNTQFSVDEVAITDVHPR; encoded by the exons ATGTTTGATATCCAAGACACCAGAGTCTTTCCATTGCTGATCTTAATCTCAATCTTCAGCCTTATCAGCTTCATCAATGCCCAACCAAACTATGATTACCACCTCTGTCAAGGCCAAGACGGTGACACGGCAAACAGCAATTTTGAAACCAATCTTTCTTCCCTGTTAGATTCTCTGTCTTCTAAGGCTTCCCTCTACAACTTCTACAATGACTCCTTCAACCAAATCTACAGCctctaccaatgcagaggcgaTGTCAACACTACCACTTGCCACACTTGTGTGAAAGCTGCAGCTCAACAAATTCAAGAGCGATGCCAGTTTAATAAAACAGCAATCATATGGTTCGATTATTGCATGTTACGTTACTCTAATGAAGACTTCTTTGGAATTCCAGAGACATATACAGGGTACTTGCTGTGGAATAATAAGAACAGTACTGAATCCTCTCCAAGACTTGATGTTGGGGCTCTTGCTTTGATCTATGAGCTAGTGGAAAAGGCTCCCAATTCAGAAAGGATGTTTGCCATGGATGAGGGAGTGCCTTTGGATAATTCTTCTTGGAACATATATGGACTGGTTCAGTGTACAAGAGATATAAATAATGTTTCCTGCAAAGATTGTTTGGTGAAGCTGCTGAAGAACATTGAACAGTGTTGCCGAGAGAGGTTAGGGTGGCGTATTATGAGCCCAAGTTGCCATTTGAGATACGAACAAACCCTATTCTACCAGCAATCTCCAGCTAATCAACCCATGCCCACTTCAG GAAAAAGACGAAAGGGCACAAGAAAGATTGTAATTAGTACCGTTTCAGCATTTACAGTAGTAGTAATTCTTTTGGGTTGCTACATTTACTATTCAGTTTTCAGAAGGAAGAGCAGAGGAG GGGAGAAAACAAGGGAAGATATGTTATTGAAAGATTTGAAACGTCCAACTGGCAAAACAAAATTCAGGGAGGGAGGTATGCAAGCAAGCGGTGATGAGGACAGTGGAGAAATGTATTACTTCGATTTAACCACTATACTGGCTGCTACAAACAATTTCTCTGATGCTAATAAGCTTGGACAAGGAGGTTTTGGCCCTGTTTACAAG GGCACTCTGcttaatggaaaagaaatagcAGTTAAAAGGCTTTCAGCAAAATCAGGGCAAGGAATTGAAGAGTTCAGGAATGAAGTTTTGCTGATTGTTAAACTTCAACATAAAAATCTTGTGAGGCTTCTGGGTTGCTGCATAAAGGGAGATGAAAAGCTTCTAGTCTACGAGTACATGGCCAACACTAGTCTGGATGCCTTTTTGTTTG atccaacaaaaaaaaagcaacTAGACTGGGCTAAGCGGGCAGCCATTATTGGTGGCATAGCAAGGGGGCTTCTATATCTGCATGAGGATTCTCGGCTCAAAATCATCCATAGGGATTTGAAAGCAAGCAATGTTTTGTTGGATGATGAGATGAACCCCAAGATCTCAGACTTTGGCACTGCCAGGATTTTTGGAAGCAATCAAATTGAAGCTAGCACCAACAGAATTGTTGGTACATT TGGCTATATGGCTCCAGAGTATGCAATGCACGGCCACTTCTCAGTCAAGACAGATGTTTATGGCTTTGGTGTGTTGGTTTTGGAAATTGTGACTGGTCAGAGGAATAACCGTTTCCGGAACGGGGAAAACACTGAGGACCTTCTTAGCTAT GCTTGGAAAAATTGGAAAGAAGGGACAGCTACCAATATAGTAGATCCCATGTTAAAGGATGGCTCAACAAGCGAGATAATGAAAGGCATCCACATTGGGCTCCTATGCGTTCAAGAAAAGGAAGTTGACAGACCAACCATGGCTTCTATTGTTCTCATGCTTAATGGCCACTCTCTGAGTCTCCCTGCACCTTCACATCCTGCATTTTTTATGCATAGCAGCAGTCAGTTGGACATGCCTATAGGAACCAACTCGGGTCAATCCCAAAGTGGGAATACACAATTCTCAGTAGATGAGGTTGCAATTACTGATGTACATCCTCGATAG
- the LOC117923775 gene encoding cysteine-rich receptor-like protein kinase 18: MQARGEEDSGEMYYFNLTTILAATNNFSEANKLGQGGFGPVYKGILLNGKEIAVKRLSAKSRQGIEEFRNEVLLIVKLQHKNLVRLLGYCIKGDEKLLVYEYMANTSLDAFLFDPTKTKQLDWARQAAIIGGIARGLLYLHEDSRLKIIHRDLKSSNVLLDDEMNPKISDFGTARIFGSNQIEASTNSIVGTFGYMAPEYAMHGHFSVKTDVYSFGVLVLDVVTGQRNNHIRSRETIEDLLSYAWENWKEGTATNIVDPTLRDSSTSEIMKYIHIKGNEADRPAMASIVLMLNGHSLSLPVPSHPAFFVHNSSQLDMPLGNKLDQFSVDEATITDLHPR; the protein is encoded by the exons ATGCAAGCAAGGGGTGAGGAGGACAGTGGAGAAATGTATTACTTCAATTTAACCACTATTCTGGCTGCTACAAACAATTTCTCTGAGGCTAATAAGCTTGGACAAGGAGGTTTTGGCCCTGTTTACAAG GGCATTCTGcttaatggaaaagaaatagcAGTTAAAAGGCTTTCAGCCAAATCAAGACAAGGGATTGAAGAGTTCAGGAATGAAGTTTTGCTAATCGTTAAACTTCAACACAAAAATCTTGTGAGGCTGTTGGGTTACTGCATAAAGGGAGATGAAAAGCTTCTTGTCTATGAGTACATGGCCAACACGAGTCTGGATgcctttttgtttg ATCCAACAAAAACAAAGCAACTAGACTGGGCTAGGCAGGCAGCCATTATTGGTGGCATAGCTAGGGGGCTTCTATATCTGCATGAGGATTCTAGGCTCAAAATCATCCATAGGGATTTGAAATCAAGCAATGTTTTGTTGGATGATGAGATGAACCCTAAGATCTCAGACTTTGGCACTGCCAGGATTTTTGGAAGCAACCAAATTGAAGCTAGCACCAACAGTATTGTTGGCACATT TGGATATATGGCTCCAGAGTATGCAATGCACGGCCACTTCTCAGTCAAGACagatgtttatagctttggtGTGTTAGTTTTGGATGTTGTGACTGGTCAAAGGAATAACCATATCCGCAGCAGGGAAACCATTGAGGACCTTCTGAGCTAT GCTTGGGAAAATTGGAAAGAAGGGACAGCTACCAATATAGTAGATCCCACATTAAGGGATAGCTCAACAAGCGAGATAATGAAATATATCCACATTAAGGGAAATGAAGCTGACAGACCAGCCATGGCTTCCATTGTTCTCATGCTTAATGGCCACTCTCTGAGTCTCCCTGTACCTTCACATCCTGCATTTTTTGTCCATAACAGCAGCCAGTTGGACATGCCTTTAGGAAACAAGTTGGATCAATTCTCAGTAGATGAGGCTACAATTACCGATCTACATCCTCGATAA